The sequence below is a genomic window from Candidatus Eisenbacteria bacterium.
ACGGAGACCTGCAGGACGACTCGGCCGAGATCCCGCGCCTCCTCGCGAAGCTGGAGGAGGGATACGACCTCGTGTCGGGATGGAAGCAGAAGCGGAAGGACCCGATCACGAAGACGATCCCCTCGAAGCTCTTCAACGCGGTGACGTCCGGGATGAGCGGCGTGAAGCTCCACGACATGAACTGCGGGCTCAAGGCGTACCGGAGCGAGGTCACGCGGACGGTCCGCCTGCGCGGCGAGCTCCACCGGTTCATCCCGGTCCTCGCGCACTGGAACGGGTTCAAGGTCTCGGAGATCCGGACCGTGCACCACGAGCGCCTGCACGGGAAGACGAAGTTCGGCGTGTCGCGGTTCCTGAACGGCTTCCTGGACCTCATGGCGGTCCTCTTCATGACGACGAGCAGCACGAGGCCGCTCCATCTGTTCGGGAGGCTCGGGATCTCCTTCGCGATCCTGGGCGCGATCATCACGACGATCTACACGTGGCCCTGGTTCCTGGGACACGGTCTCAGGCTCCGGCCCGGGCTCCTCTTCGGGCTCGTGCTCGTGATCCTCGGAATCCAGTTCCTCTCGCTCGGTTTCCTGGGCGAGCTGGTCGCCGGCACCCGGTCGGAAGAGCCCCACTACGGAATCCAAGAGCGCGTCTGATCGCGCCGCGCGCGAGGAGCGCGCCGCGTGAAGGTCGCCCTGCTCGGCCCGACGCACCCGCACCGGGGCGGCATCGCCCACTACACGACGCTCCTCGCCCGCGCCTTCACGCGGACGGACGAGGTGCACCTGATCTCCTACTCGCGCCTCTATCCCGGGCTCCTCTTCCCGGGCTCGACGCAGTTCGACCGGAGCGG
It includes:
- a CDS encoding glycosyltransferase family 2 protein — protein: MAPEPLTGTAMRESAGTPAIARGPDPDLTVLIPVWNEADNMEPLLRKLAADIAPLGLRTEILVVDDGSTDGTFDRVRALAASVPGLRGIRFRRNYGKSAALSVGFREARGRFVVTMDGDLQDDSAEIPRLLAKLEEGYDLVSGWKQKRKDPITKTIPSKLFNAVTSGMSGVKLHDMNCGLKAYRSEVTRTVRLRGELHRFIPVLAHWNGFKVSEIRTVHHERLHGKTKFGVSRFLNGFLDLMAVLFMTTSSTRPLHLFGRLGISFAILGAIITTIYTWPWFLGHGLRLRPGLLFGLVLVILGIQFLSLGFLGELVAGTRSEEPHYGIQERV